One genomic segment of Dehalogenimonas alkenigignens includes these proteins:
- the nuoL gene encoding NADH-quinone oxidoreductase subunit L gives MITQPFVWAIFLLPLGAFALISLVVKPVLKLRAEVSGYIGIGAIGLAMALALWALAAVLGAEEHEIFIAPLEWLSVGSLNIEMSIILDGLTSVMLVVICAVALMVNIYSMGYMHGDPGFERYYAVLSLFSASMIGLVLSGNLFITFAFWELVGLCSYLLIGFWFQRPAAASAAKKAFIITRVGDFGFLAAILVLFAATGTLNIHELNELAVAGVLAGGVLTWAALGIFMGAVGKSAQFPLHVWLPDAMEGPTPVSALIHAATMVAAGVFLVARTFPMFEHSTTALTMVAVIGGVTAIFAASMGLVMHDMKRVLAYSTISQLGYMMLGLGTGGVAVAMFHLVNHAFFKSLLFLGSGSVNHATGTFDLRQMGGLKQHMPKTYWTMLIASVSMAGIWPLSGFFSKDEIIAGSSSQPLLMALALATVFITAFYMFRLMFLGFHGHYRGHSHPHESPWVMTAPLLLLAVPAAFSGFLNLTGGFGGLLGHGEETSVIEGLFGAFAHPLTWLSLGLAAAGIFLAYAIYLKGWLSAESISRRFGVFYELVKRKYFFDELYEKVIGEILLLRGVFSGLQFFDSRVLDNGLNTVIVENAVTRKLFGKFKYFDEKAVDGTVDAMAENTIAAGSLLRRAQTGQLQNYGLFIAFGILAVAVIVFLAG, from the coding sequence GCCGAGGAGCACGAAATCTTTATCGCCCCTCTGGAATGGTTGTCCGTCGGCAGCCTCAATATCGAGATGAGCATCATCCTCGACGGTCTGACGTCGGTGATGCTGGTGGTAATCTGCGCCGTGGCACTTATGGTCAACATCTACTCCATGGGCTACATGCACGGGGATCCCGGCTTCGAGCGCTATTATGCAGTACTGTCGCTATTCTCCGCCTCCATGATCGGGCTGGTGCTTTCAGGCAACCTGTTCATTACCTTCGCCTTTTGGGAACTGGTAGGCTTGTGCTCCTATCTGCTCATCGGCTTCTGGTTCCAACGCCCGGCGGCGGCCAGTGCCGCCAAGAAGGCCTTTATCATCACTCGCGTCGGCGATTTCGGCTTTTTGGCGGCGATCCTAGTACTGTTCGCTGCGACCGGAACCCTCAATATCCACGAACTCAACGAACTGGCCGTAGCTGGCGTCCTGGCCGGTGGCGTGCTGACATGGGCGGCGCTGGGCATCTTCATGGGGGCGGTGGGCAAGAGCGCCCAGTTCCCGTTGCACGTCTGGCTGCCCGACGCCATGGAAGGCCCGACGCCGGTCTCGGCCCTCATCCACGCGGCGACCATGGTCGCCGCCGGTGTCTTCCTGGTGGCCCGCACCTTCCCTATGTTCGAGCACTCAACGACGGCGCTGACCATGGTGGCCGTCATCGGCGGCGTCACCGCCATTTTTGCCGCCTCGATGGGACTGGTGATGCACGACATGAAGCGTGTCCTAGCGTACTCCACCATTTCCCAACTCGGCTATATGATGCTGGGCTTGGGCACCGGCGGCGTGGCCGTAGCCATGTTCCACCTGGTGAACCACGCCTTCTTCAAGAGCCTGCTGTTTCTTGGTTCCGGTTCGGTCAACCACGCCACCGGCACCTTCGACCTGCGGCAGATGGGCGGGCTGAAACAACACATGCCCAAAACCTACTGGACCATGCTCATCGCTTCGGTTTCGATGGCTGGAATCTGGCCGCTGTCCGGTTTCTTCAGCAAGGACGAGATCATCGCCGGCTCTTCGTCCCAGCCATTACTCATGGCGCTGGCGCTGGCCACCGTCTTCATCACCGCTTTCTACATGTTCCGGCTGATGTTCCTGGGTTTCCACGGGCATTACCGCGGCCACAGCCACCCACACGAATCGCCCTGGGTAATGACCGCACCACTGCTTTTACTGGCAGTGCCGGCCGCATTCTCCGGCTTCCTCAACCTGACCGGCGGCTTCGGAGGCTTGCTAGGCCATGGCGAGGAGACGAGCGTCATCGAAGGGCTTTTCGGCGCCTTCGCTCACCCCCTGACCTGGCTGTCGCTGGGGCTAGCCGCGGCAGGTATCTTTTTGGCTTATGCCATCTATTTGAAGGGTTGGCTGTCGGCCGAATCCATCAGCCGCCGTTTCGGCGTCTTCTACGAACTGGTCAAGCGTAAATATTTCTTCGACGAGCTGTACGAGAAGGTAATCGGCGAGATACTGTTATTGCGCGGCGTATTCTCCGGCCTGCAATTCTTCGATTCCCGTGTGCTGGACAACGGCTTGAACACCGTGATCGTCGAAAACGCCGTCACCAGGAAACTTTTCGGCAAGTTCAAGTACTTCGATGAGAAGGCGGTCGACGGCACCGTTGACGCGATGGCTGAAAATACTATCGCCGCCGGCTCTTTGCTGCGGCGTGCCCAGACCGGTCAGCTTCAGAACTACGGCCTGTTCATCGCCTTCGGCATCCTGGCCGTGGCCGTGATCGTCTTTCTTGCCGGCTAA
- a CDS encoding complex I subunit 4 family protein — translation MEIPYLTLTIAIPIAAAILIAFWPRLPASGIKVLSLLATIVPFILSVIVFAGFDRTAGGSMQYAEKVSWIPLINANYALGVDGLSLPFLLLTTFIGFLVILISWKINLRVREYFAWVLLLQASITGVFLATDFLLFFIFWELELIPMYFLISIWGAGRREYSALKYVLYTLLGGAFILAGILILYFATGSLDIVNLINTDLTEVLKTSSLALTFVFFFLGFAIKLPVFPFHTWLPDAHTDAPTAVSVILAGTLLKMGGYAMIRINAAVFPEEALKFAPFILVLAVINVVYGGAITLKQTDIKRLIAYSSISHMGFVLLGIFALGQVSLVGASLQMVSHGVITGLLFAIVGVVMHNTHERSIPKLGGLAQQTPRTAVIFILGGLGAMAVPATSGFIAEVMVFLGAYSSGVVEGIQVFTLICLLGILLAAAYILWTVQRVFFGQPLPRFEGVHDADRVEQAFSVIFIAAMFVIGLYPRIITDVLDSGLKPIAALFGGS, via the coding sequence TTGGAGATACCCTATTTGACGCTCACCATCGCCATCCCTATCGCGGCGGCGATACTTATAGCCTTCTGGCCGCGGCTTCCGGCTTCGGGCATCAAGGTTCTTTCGCTCCTGGCGACCATTGTACCGTTCATCCTTTCGGTGATCGTTTTCGCCGGCTTCGACCGTACTGCCGGCGGCTCTATGCAGTACGCCGAGAAAGTCTCCTGGATACCCCTCATCAACGCCAATTATGCACTTGGTGTCGACGGCCTTTCGCTGCCCTTCTTGTTACTGACCACCTTCATCGGCTTCCTGGTCATCCTCATCTCATGGAAGATCAACCTCCGGGTTCGCGAATACTTCGCCTGGGTGCTGCTGCTCCAGGCTTCCATCACTGGAGTCTTCCTGGCCACCGATTTCTTACTCTTTTTCATCTTTTGGGAGCTGGAACTCATCCCGATGTACTTCCTCATCTCCATATGGGGCGCCGGCCGCCGCGAATACTCGGCACTTAAATACGTCCTCTACACCCTTCTTGGCGGTGCTTTCATACTGGCTGGCATCCTTATCCTGTACTTTGCCACCGGTTCGCTGGACATCGTCAACCTTATCAACACCGACCTGACCGAAGTCTTGAAGACCAGTTCGCTGGCCCTAACCTTCGTCTTCTTCTTCCTGGGTTTCGCCATCAAACTGCCGGTATTCCCCTTCCACACCTGGCTACCGGACGCCCACACCGACGCCCCCACCGCGGTCTCTGTCATCCTTGCCGGTACTCTTCTTAAAATGGGCGGCTACGCCATGATCCGCATCAATGCCGCCGTGTTCCCCGAGGAGGCCCTGAAGTTCGCCCCTTTTATTCTCGTGCTGGCGGTGATCAACGTCGTTTACGGCGGCGCCATTACCTTGAAGCAGACTGATATCAAACGCCTCATCGCCTACTCCTCCATCAGCCATATGGGCTTCGTCCTGTTGGGTATCTTCGCCCTGGGCCAGGTATCGCTGGTCGGTGCATCGCTTCAGATGGTATCCCACGGCGTCATTACCGGCCTGCTCTTTGCCATCGTCGGTGTCGTGATGCATAATACGCATGAGCGGTCCATTCCCAAACTCGGCGGCTTGGCGCAGCAGACGCCGCGCACTGCCGTAATCTTCATCCTTGGCGGTCTTGGCGCCATGGCCGTACCGGCGACTTCCGGTTTTATTGCAGAAGTCATGGTGTTCCTTGGCGCCTATTCCAGTGGCGTAGTCGAGGGCATTCAGGTCTTCACTCTCATCTGCCTTTTGGGCATCCTCCTGGCCGCGGCTTACATCCTGTGGACGGTCCAGCGCGTCTTCTTCGGCCAACCGCTGCCGCGCTTCGAGGGCGTCCATGACGCCGACCGGGTGGAGCAAGCCTTCTCCGTCATCTTCATCGCCGCCATGTTCGTCATCGGCCTGTACCCGCGCATCATCACCGACGTTCTTGACAGCGGCCTGAAGCCTATCGCCGCCCTGTTCGGAGGCTCATAG
- a CDS encoding NADH-quinone oxidoreductase subunit N, giving the protein MDYSLLLPELIVLGTALAVILADLFITRKKVLVGLALAGLATAIGMAIIQWPDAPQTLFGGMVAHDPFASFFKVFFPLMAGLVILASEDYVDKFRKYHGEYHALVLLAALGMMLIAQASNLITLYLSLEITAVAFYVLVGIQKDKKSTESALKYVLLSGVASAVLVYGMALVFGFTGSTGLADIAAAIQSMPPAEILNSPGLLMGLVLVIAGLGFKIAAVPFQFWVPDVYEGAPTPITMYLSVASKAAGFALILRVLGSAFVEPGALAQQWAPVVAIVSAIGMTLGNLMAIPQQNIKRLLGFSTVAHAGYILVGLAALGNAPDLSTLAVSSVLFYLIAFAVSDLAAFIAVIAISRRLGSDNFADYAGLARTSPVMAGALTLALLSLIGFPPTAGFLAKFYIFNAGVQADLLWLVVLAAINTVISAYYYFGVIKLLWLREPAERIDVPASGALKTALALSLIGILLFGIVPAAALELSEAAAAMFGP; this is encoded by the coding sequence TTGGACTACAGCCTCCTCCTGCCGGAACTCATCGTCCTGGGCACTGCCCTGGCCGTCATCCTGGCCGACCTGTTCATTACCCGGAAGAAGGTTTTGGTCGGCCTGGCTTTAGCCGGCCTTGCCACCGCCATCGGGATGGCGATTATCCAGTGGCCCGACGCGCCGCAGACTTTATTCGGCGGCATGGTGGCCCACGATCCCTTTGCTTCGTTCTTCAAGGTCTTCTTCCCATTGATGGCCGGATTGGTCATCCTGGCCTCGGAAGACTACGTCGATAAGTTCCGCAAATACCACGGCGAATACCACGCCCTGGTGCTGCTGGCTGCTCTGGGCATGATGCTTATCGCCCAGGCATCGAACCTGATCACCCTCTACCTGTCGCTGGAGATCACCGCCGTGGCCTTCTATGTCCTCGTGGGCATTCAGAAGGATAAGAAGTCCACCGAGTCGGCATTAAAGTACGTGCTGCTATCCGGCGTGGCCTCGGCAGTGCTGGTCTACGGCATGGCCCTGGTCTTCGGCTTCACTGGCTCCACCGGCCTCGCCGATATCGCCGCGGCCATCCAATCGATGCCTCCGGCCGAGATCCTTAACAGCCCCGGCCTGCTCATGGGTCTGGTGCTGGTTATCGCCGGGCTGGGCTTCAAGATTGCCGCCGTGCCTTTCCAGTTCTGGGTGCCTGACGTCTATGAAGGCGCGCCGACGCCCATCACTATGTACCTCTCGGTCGCTTCCAAGGCGGCCGGTTTCGCCCTCATCCTGAGGGTCTTGGGCTCCGCCTTCGTCGAGCCCGGGGCGCTAGCCCAGCAGTGGGCGCCGGTCGTCGCCATCGTCTCGGCTATCGGCATGACGCTGGGCAATCTGATGGCTATCCCCCAGCAGAACATCAAGCGCCTGCTGGGCTTCTCCACCGTGGCCCACGCCGGCTATATCCTGGTCGGCTTGGCCGCCCTGGGCAACGCGCCGGACCTTTCGACGCTGGCGGTCAGCTCAGTCCTCTTCTACCTCATTGCCTTCGCCGTCTCCGACCTGGCTGCCTTCATCGCCGTCATCGCCATCTCCCGGCGGCTGGGATCGGACAACTTCGCCGATTACGCCGGGCTGGCCCGCACCTCGCCGGTCATGGCCGGAGCGCTGACCCTGGCGCTCCTGTCACTCATCGGCTTCCCGCCGACTGCCGGCTTCCTGGCCAAGTTCTATATCTTTAACGCCGGCGTCCAGGCCGACTTGCTGTGGCTGGTGGTGCTGGCGGCCATCAACACCGTCATCTCCGCCTACTATTACTTCGGTGTTATCAAGTTGCTGTGGCTGCGTGAACCGGCGGAGCGTATCGACGTACCGGCTTCCGGTGCGTTGAAGACCGCCCTGGCTCTGTCGCTCATCGGCATTCTCCTTTTCGGCATCGTCCCGGCGGCGGCGCTGGAACTATCCGAGGCCGCGGCGGCGATGTTCGGCCCCTAA
- a CDS encoding TatD family hydrolase, with translation MSLDLIDSHAHLDLPDFAPDLDDVLIRADDAGVNTIITIGIDIPSSKKAIGLAAAHDNIYATVGIHPCDSAAATDETLADLAKLAASPKVVAIGETGLDFYHKPFSEAVQFKALTFQLDLAVQTGKPVVIHNRAADAAIVPLLEDWAAANPGHQQGVIHCFGGDIETADRYLKAGFHISLGSYVTYPSSRKSHDIYRYIPLERLLLETDCPFLPPQGQRGKRNEPSYLVQTVQALADIREIPVEELARATAQNARRLFGLPEIS, from the coding sequence ATGTCCCTCGACCTGATCGACAGCCACGCACACCTCGACCTGCCGGACTTTGCCCCGGATCTCGACGATGTGCTGATACGGGCGGATGATGCCGGTGTAAACACCATCATCACCATCGGAATTGACATTCCTTCGAGCAAGAAAGCCATCGGATTGGCCGCAGCACACGACAATATCTACGCCACCGTCGGCATCCACCCATGCGACTCTGCGGCAGCCACCGATGAAACGCTAGCGGATTTGGCGAAATTAGCGGCCAGTCCAAAGGTCGTCGCCATCGGTGAAACCGGCCTGGATTTCTACCACAAACCGTTCTCCGAGGCAGTCCAATTTAAGGCCCTGACATTCCAGCTAGACCTGGCGGTACAAACTGGTAAACCTGTCGTCATCCACAACCGAGCCGCCGATGCAGCTATCGTACCACTGCTCGAAGATTGGGCCGCGGCTAACCCGGGGCATCAACAGGGTGTCATCCACTGCTTCGGTGGCGACATCGAAACGGCGGACAGATACCTCAAAGCCGGCTTCCACATCTCGCTCGGCAGTTATGTCACCTACCCATCATCACGCAAGAGCCACGACATTTACCGTTACATCCCGCTAGAGCGTTTGCTACTTGAGACAGATTGCCCCTTCCTGCCGCCCCAGGGACAACGTGGCAAGCGCAACGAGCCGTCGTACCTAGTTCAGACGGTACAAGCGCTGGCCGACATTAGAGAGATCCCAGTTGAGGAACTGGCCCGGGCGACTGCGCAAAACGCCCGCAGACTGTTTGGCCTACCCGAAATCAGCTAG
- the nth gene encoding endonuclease III, which yields MIDRPADISETINRLKKAYPKSHIALNFTDPLQLLTAVILSAQTTDVAINSLTPALFAKYKTAEDYATADVEELEALIKKSGFYHQKAKSLIGMGNTLIDKFGGKVPQTMEELVQIPGAARKSANIVLWNAFGKIEGIAVDTHVARLSKRLGYTQQEDPVKIEKDLMKIVPYDEWGRVAHLLQDHGRAVCTARKPNCAVCFLNDICPSAFKV from the coding sequence ATGATCGACAGACCGGCCGATATCTCCGAGACCATCAACCGCTTGAAAAAGGCTTACCCCAAGTCTCATATCGCTTTGAATTTCACCGATCCCCTCCAACTGCTCACGGCTGTCATTCTTTCGGCGCAAACGACCGACGTCGCTATCAACTCCCTGACACCGGCGCTTTTTGCCAAATACAAGACTGCCGAGGACTATGCCACCGCCGACGTCGAAGAACTCGAGGCTCTAATCAAGAAATCAGGATTCTACCATCAGAAAGCCAAGAGCCTCATCGGCATGGGAAATACCCTTATTGATAAGTTCGGGGGTAAAGTACCGCAGACCATGGAAGAACTGGTGCAGATACCCGGGGCGGCGCGAAAGTCGGCCAACATTGTGCTGTGGAATGCCTTCGGCAAGATTGAGGGCATCGCAGTAGATACCCACGTCGCCCGGTTGTCAAAGAGGCTCGGCTACACACAACAGGAAGACCCGGTGAAGATAGAGAAAGACCTGATGAAAATCGTCCCTTACGACGAGTGGGGACGTGTCGCCCACCTGCTCCAAGACCACGGTCGAGCCGTCTGCACGGCGCGCAAGCCCAACTGCGCCGTCTGCTTTTTGAACGACATCTGCCCCTCGGCGTTCAAGGTCTAG
- a CDS encoding tyrosine-type recombinase/integrase: MSGEPHRLRTCNLLIKSQRNTNKLLNKLTVTELALLSGLSKSYISQVKSSKRPPSEKLLRRLNHKTTSNARQEDYVALFISSRTSMGVSPKTLRFYLDRLGQFERKVSYLKANKLDIELYLNTIPPNKNGLATRHASYRAIKAFYAWLESTFEIKNPISNLTAPILSKVIMPSLTKEQVQHLIEVADNQRDKAIIALFVESGLRLSELSNIQAQHIDWSNRTIQVLGKGRKEALAPFGELSEGYIRELLSKERKGQNIWGINHWGIVMMLRRLEERTGLPCNPHTFRRTFACLLRKAGVDTMTIKDLGRWESIEMVQRYTRSIRFQDSLKFYSGPLSV, encoded by the coding sequence GTGAGTGGTGAGCCGCACAGGCTTCGAACCTGTAACCTGCTGATTAAGAGTCAGCGAAACACGAATAAACTGCTTAACAAGTTGACTGTGACCGAACTTGCCTTGTTAAGCGGATTGAGCAAATCCTATATCTCCCAAGTAAAAAGCAGTAAACGCCCTCCCAGTGAGAAATTACTTCGACGTTTGAATCACAAGACTACCTCTAATGCTCGTCAGGAAGATTATGTTGCTCTGTTCATATCATCAAGAACGTCAATGGGTGTCAGCCCCAAAACACTTAGATTCTATCTTGACAGACTTGGGCAGTTTGAAAGAAAAGTTTCCTATCTCAAAGCAAATAAACTTGATATAGAGCTTTACCTGAACACTATTCCACCTAATAAGAATGGATTGGCAACTCGTCATGCCTCATACCGAGCAATAAAGGCTTTTTATGCATGGTTAGAATCAACATTTGAAATCAAAAATCCAATAAGCAATCTCACTGCCCCAATACTTTCAAAGGTGATTATGCCCAGCCTCACGAAGGAACAGGTACAACATCTAATTGAAGTGGCAGATAATCAAAGAGATAAGGCAATTATTGCCCTTTTTGTTGAGAGTGGTCTTCGACTAAGCGAACTATCAAACATTCAAGCCCAGCACATAGACTGGAGCAACCGAACCATACAAGTACTTGGAAAGGGCAGGAAAGAGGCTCTAGCGCCCTTTGGCGAACTCTCAGAAGGTTATATAAGAGAACTGTTATCCAAGGAGCGTAAAGGTCAAAATATTTGGGGAATAAATCACTGGGGAATCGTAATGATGCTCAGACGACTAGAAGAGCGCACTGGTCTGCCCTGCAACCCCCATACTTTTAGAAGGACATTCGCTTGCTTGCTAAGGAAAGCTGGGGTGGATACAATGACCATCAAAGATCTTGGCCGTTGGGAAAGCATCGAAATGGTTCAGAGATATACCAGGTCGATTCGATTCCAAGATAGCTTGAAGTTCTACTCAGGTCCGCTAAGCGTTTGA
- a CDS encoding nuclease-related domain-containing protein yields the protein MNNLTAKREKPATRPPSLHYPGQSLDYEIENIRLLRARNFIVVMILLTVAVYSWMPYLGIPPQPYVATAILIGYAVYFITEDSKLSQRLRNAQLGSDGEKQVGEVLDGLKRKGYAVFHDIVSITPDFNIDHVVVSEHGIFAIETKNHTKPNPHDKVVYDGKNIVVGSLKPTSDPIVQVNRNAKWLTENLYKSTGKSFPVKPVVVYPYWMVDNLVKDNSRGTWVLNPKQLSGYIERAPMSLSQEEVQQVSYYLTFLIRVNETKK from the coding sequence ATGAACAATCTCACTGCTAAAAGGGAAAAGCCCGCAACCCGACCACCATCCCTTCATTATCCTGGCCAGTCTCTTGATTATGAGATTGAAAACATCCGTTTGCTCAGAGCACGCAACTTCATAGTTGTAATGATACTATTGACAGTTGCGGTATATTCTTGGATGCCTTATCTGGGAATTCCACCTCAACCGTATGTCGCCACAGCGATTCTCATTGGGTATGCGGTTTATTTTATTACCGAGGATAGTAAACTTAGCCAGCGCTTACGCAATGCCCAGCTAGGAAGTGATGGAGAAAAACAAGTTGGAGAAGTACTCGACGGGCTCAAGCGTAAGGGCTACGCGGTATTTCACGATATAGTGTCTATCACGCCCGACTTCAATATAGACCATGTGGTAGTCTCTGAGCACGGAATCTTTGCCATTGAAACTAAAAACCATACGAAGCCTAATCCGCATGACAAGGTTGTATATGATGGAAAGAATATTGTTGTCGGTAGTTTGAAGCCCACAAGTGATCCCATTGTACAAGTGAATCGAAACGCAAAATGGCTTACTGAGAATCTCTACAAGAGTACTGGTAAAAGCTTCCCTGTCAAGCCAGTCGTTGTTTATCCTTATTGGATGGTAGACAACCTCGTAAAAGACAATTCTCGAGGAACTTGGGTATTAAATCCTAAGCAACTTTCGGGATATATCGAGCGTGCCCCAATGAGTCTTAGCCAGGAAGAAGTGCAACAAGTCAGCTATTATCTGACATTTTTAATTCGCGTGAACGAAACGAAAAAATGA
- a CDS encoding PH domain-containing protein: MRCVSCGAEIGKSNTLFCSNCMQIQNAPKTGSQTYNPVHQQPAIDCPNEVKRILAPGEQIMAVVQQSRLKATITPDSIVVTHERIILCKPSTLGLKKQVEDFRYHDMANFKVEKGILCGSIIIRQNFMSDDVVIDNLPKDQLDKVMKIVQEKIRLARTPHPITQTSASSQSQDPLTLLKTRFVKGEITQDQFEEMKRLLE, encoded by the coding sequence ATGCGTTGCGTCTCTTGCGGTGCTGAAATTGGAAAATCTAATACTCTGTTTTGTTCCAACTGCATGCAAATTCAGAATGCACCAAAAACAGGAAGTCAGACCTATAATCCAGTGCATCAACAACCAGCGATCGATTGTCCGAATGAGGTTAAAAGAATCTTGGCGCCAGGTGAGCAGATAATGGCTGTCGTACAGCAGTCAAGATTAAAAGCAACTATTACCCCAGATTCAATTGTTGTCACGCACGAAAGAATCATCTTGTGTAAACCCTCAACGCTTGGTCTCAAGAAACAGGTCGAAGATTTTCGCTACCATGACATGGCAAATTTTAAAGTGGAAAAGGGAATCCTTTGTGGCTCGATCATTATTAGGCAAAATTTTATGAGCGATGATGTTGTGATCGACAACTTGCCTAAAGACCAGTTAGATAAGGTGATGAAAATTGTGCAGGAAAAAATCAGACTCGCCCGTACCCCACACCCAATCACTCAAACATCTGCTTCATCTCAGTCTCAGGATCCTCTTACGTTGTTGAAGACCAGGTTCGTTAAGGGCGAAATCACGCAAGACCAATTCGAGGAAATGAAAAGGTTGTTAGAGTAA
- a CDS encoding zinc ribbon domain-containing protein, protein MKTNWFIRHLNFTLWFSVPIGFLTGILLLTLVFATTNPESLNIALNEYQLSIFGVIAVIQAVIVGWVLRQKNRSLWFLLLLFVPFGIVAFVVLVALENRNPKTQPNKAEWPIQIVSSLAVVVGPILLGVEPVLNLMMWIDPSLDYELGFNFMLFGVPGILLIVGACWLIDWPYRERLYLASNKTRASFNHPNERSPNIGMPYCPSCGTVFRQGGEYCAKCGTTLHNLNQKTKFIYCVACGKKLESEDVFCSRCGASVRLGESLTAEQPLRPSTMLRPSTIPKSQNNRIEHSEVNNYGSIVVNNTKWGLFIGFAVGILLALPTFFDNLSQGVGIALGTSSVIILFGVAIGLGGVAALGGFKRYYGKYFIPAILTILLVALGFFFIKPSPEPDNIAMAVVISLMVGIVASAIIWGIIMAFRK, encoded by the coding sequence GTGAAAACCAATTGGTTCATTAGGCATCTCAATTTTACTCTTTGGTTTTCGGTACCTATTGGTTTTTTAACAGGAATATTGTTATTGACCCTGGTATTTGCCACAACAAATCCAGAATCGTTGAATATCGCGTTGAATGAGTATCAATTGAGTATTTTCGGGGTGATTGCCGTTATTCAGGCAGTAATTGTCGGTTGGGTGCTCAGGCAAAAGAACCGAAGTCTGTGGTTCCTACTTTTATTGTTCGTACCTTTTGGGATTGTTGCTTTCGTGGTGCTTGTAGCTCTCGAAAATAGGAACCCCAAAACCCAGCCGAACAAAGCTGAGTGGCCGATACAAATAGTATCTTCATTGGCGGTTGTAGTTGGTCCAATACTATTAGGAGTTGAACCCGTTCTCAATCTAATGATGTGGATTGATCCATCCCTGGATTATGAATTGGGCTTCAATTTCATGCTTTTTGGCGTTCCTGGTATCTTATTAATTGTCGGCGCGTGCTGGTTGATAGATTGGCCATATAGGGAAAGGCTATATTTGGCTTCTAACAAAACACGTGCCTCCTTCAATCATCCAAATGAGCGCAGTCCTAATATTGGTATGCCTTATTGCCCAAGTTGCGGCACTGTGTTTAGACAGGGAGGAGAGTACTGTGCAAAATGCGGAACGACTCTGCACAATCTCAACCAAAAAACTAAATTTATTTACTGCGTCGCTTGCGGGAAAAAATTGGAAAGTGAAGACGTTTTTTGTTCCAGGTGTGGAGCATCGGTAAGACTGGGCGAATCACTTACAGCCGAACAACCGTTAAGACCTTCCACAATGTTACGACCTTCCACAATACCAAAGAGTCAGAATAATAGAATCGAACACAGTGAGGTCAACAATTACGGTTCCATTGTAGTGAATAACACAAAATGGGGGTTATTCATCGGATTTGCTGTAGGGATTCTACTTGCTTTGCCTACATTCTTCGATAATCTTTCTCAAGGAGTTGGTATCGCTTTGGGAACCTCGTCAGTAATAATTCTTTTTGGTGTAGCGATTGGATTGGGTGGTGTAGCGGCTCTCGGCGGGTTTAAAAGGTATTATGGGAAATATTTCATTCCAGCGATCTTGACGATACTATTGGTCGCTTTGGGATTTTTCTTTATTAAACCGAGTCCAGAACCTGATAATATCGCGATGGCAGTAGTAATTAGCCTTATGGTCGGAATTGTAGCTTCGGCGATTATTTGGGGTATTATCATGGCCTTTAGGAAATAA
- a CDS encoding terminase small subunit, giving the protein MPPLNKTKWELFCQQLMLGKSQAESARLAGYSPRSAYTTCSVLLRNPKIQARLKELKEQSSDTTIASVRERKEILTEIIRTEWSDNRRVTPMPNIAAIDLLNKMDNLYRSDPVVSNNRTYNIIVHDAKTKGLVQRIIEGKARMLEQDSENHDTNESDYRIVPIV; this is encoded by the coding sequence ATGCCACCATTGAATAAGACCAAATGGGAACTATTCTGCCAGCAGTTGATGTTAGGCAAATCTCAGGCTGAAAGCGCCAGATTAGCAGGATATTCACCAAGATCAGCCTATACAACTTGCTCGGTATTGCTAAGAAATCCTAAGATCCAAGCACGTTTAAAGGAACTTAAAGAGCAGTCGTCAGATACGACGATAGCCTCAGTACGCGAACGGAAAGAAATTCTGACCGAAATCATTCGAACCGAATGGTCTGATAATAGAAGAGTCACACCTATGCCTAACATTGCGGCTATCGATCTCTTGAACAAGATGGACAATCTATATCGTTCTGATCCTGTGGTATCAAACAATCGAACGTACAACATCATAGTCCATGATGCCAAGACTAAAGGATTAGTCCAACGGATCATTGAAGGTAAGGCTAGAATGCTTGAACAAGATAGTGAGAACCATGACACGAACGAGTCGGACTATAGAATCGTGCCTATCGTGTAA